The Gossypium arboreum isolate Shixiya-1 chromosome 4, ASM2569848v2, whole genome shotgun sequence DNA segment GGGTCGTGCAAGGGAAGCAGGAGAGATTAACAAAAGCTTACTTACCCTTGGCCGGGTCATAAGTGCACTTGTGGAGCATTCAGCTCATATACCATATAGGTTTGCTTCCTTAAAACTCTTTTTTGTCCATGGAGTTGCTTCTAAATTTCTTTTAGTAACTGTCTTCTCGTGGTTACCACATTCTTTGCAGGGATAGTAAGCTGACTAGACTCTTGAGAGATTCTTTGGGAGGGAAGACGAAGACCTGCATTATTGCCACAATATCTCCATCTGCTCATTCTTTAGAAGAAACACTGAGCACTCTAGATTATGCATATCGTgctaagaatataaaaaatagaCCAGAGGTTAACGCCTCTTTTGATctatttaattgtttatttataaatattttgtttacTAATGAAAAGGCTAATAATTTCAGGCAAACCAGAAAATGTCCAAGGCTGTGTTGCTTAAAGATTTGTACTTGGAAATTGAGAGAATGAAAGAAGGTTTGGGAAGCACTTACAATTTCACTGATCTTTGATTGATACAGAAATACCAATTTAGAATCTTATAAATGTAAAACAAAATTGATCCAGATGTTCGAGCAGCTAGGGACAAGAACGGTGTTTACATACCTCATGAAAGATTTGTCCAAGAGGAAGCAGAAAAGAAGGTAACCTTCCAATATTTCTCTTTAGTGCACTTTATTAGGTTATGATATGTTGCatattctaaattttaaaataggtCATTTCCTCGAATTTTGAAGAGAACTTAACGTTTCTTATCAAAAAAGGATACTCTTAATGTAGGCTCTAGGGGATTGATTTGAATTTTAACTTATAATCTTGCAGGCAAGGATGGAGAAGATAGAGCAACTGGAGAACGATCTCAACCTTAGTGAGAAGGTTTAATTCCCACCTATTGTAGTTTCAGTTTTTTCTTTCCATGTAGCATTTATATTGATTCTTCTTGATCATGCAGCAATCTAATAAGTATCATGAGCTATATCTCACTGAGCAAGAGCAAAGATTGGATTTAGAAAGTGTCTTGAAGGATTGCAAGGTAAACATGGActggaaatattaaatatataatatttttttctcCCCGTTCTGGATGATTTCCGGCTCCTAAATTGATATTTTCCTCCAGTTAAATCTCGAAAAGACTAGGGCAGAACTGCTTGATCTTCAAGAGAACCACAGGGCAGCCATCTTGACACTGAAAGAAAAGGAATTCATCATCTCCAAACTGCTATGCTCAGGTACCAGTGTCATTTTTGGAAATCTTCATTGGGTATCATTTTGCTTATCAGTAACAACGACAATTGGTTTATGAACAGAAAATTTTTTGATTGAGAGGGCAAAAGAGTTGCGTAGTGATCTGCAACATGCATCAGAGGACATAAATTCACTGTTTGCTAAACTAGGTATAATAACTTCTTGGTTACAATCAGTTGTGTTTGCAATTGGCCATAATGCTCACACTATGTTTTGATAGTTTGGGGCAACATGGTGCAGCTGACCTAATTGTCTGGGCAGCTCCATGAATACAAAAGTTTCGGATGAAACAACACTAGTACATATTAGTATTCAAAATTGAAGATAAAAAAAATGCACCCTCATTATTTCAGAGACCTTAGATATGAATTTTCTTCTGTGAAGATGATAAGGACAAGATGGAAGCTGAAAATCGAAGCATTGTTTTAACATTTGGTTCTCGGCTTGATCAGCGCCTAAAAGATTTGCATAAGACCATCCTTGGCTCCGTTTCTCAACAGCATCAGCAACTTAGATGCATGGAAGAGCAGGCTCATTCATTTCTTGCCAGTAAATGCGATGTAAGAGTGTAAAATTTTGTCGTGTCTTTCTCTATGCATGTGGCTACATTACTTTGATTCATGAATTATTGGCAGGCAACCAAAGCCTtggaatctaggattaagaatATGACAGAGACATATGCTTCAGGAGTTACAACAATGAAGGAACTTGCCAACAAAATCCAAAGGAGCACTTCCTCCGACCTGGAGGAAATGAGTTTTGCATTTTCATCTCAAATAGAAGCCATTGAGCAGGTATGCTATCCAAGGAACCCTAGTttatctcaagttgcttataagaAAACTTGTGATTTTTTATTTGCTTAAGCGGTGTATGAATTTTGCTTTTGTAGTTCCTTGTTACTGCGGTGTTGGAGGCCAAGAAGGTTATTGAGGATCTCCTGAGTTCTCTTAATGAACAGAAGGAACTATTGGTTTTCTCTGCTCGACAACAAGAGGAGGTGGGTATATTTGTTATTGTCCAATTTCATTCATAGTATCACTCTCTTGAGTAAGTTTTTCTCATATCTGTGGATATTGACAGGGATTACACCGCAACTTGATTTCAGCACAAGAAATATCCAAGGCAACATTCCATTTTTTGACTGACATCAATAATCAAGCTTCCAAATTCATGACAGTCCTTGAGGAAATGGAAGCCAAGAAGTCTCAGCAATTAACAAACTTTGAAAACAGATTTAAGGCAAGTTGATATTCTGCTTGCATCATTGATATGGGAAAGTAATGAAGGCTAATAATGAAGTAAACTGCTGTGAAACAGGAAGAAGCTGCTAGGGAGGAAAAGCAGGCTATAGAAAAGATTGCAGCAATATTAGTAACTTTGACATCTAATAGAAGTGCTATGGTAAGTAAGCAGCCACTTTCTTATCTTGCAAAACCACAAATACACGGTAGGAATTTTGCTTACAGAAATTATTTTGTATAGGTCTCTGAGGCATCAGGATGCATGAAGGACATGGATATTCAAGATAATAGGACATTGCAGCAGCAGATGTCCATGATGCAACAGGTTTCAGCAGATGTTGGGAAGGAAATGTGCAAGTATATAGAAAAGGTGGAAAGTCATTTTGTGAAAGACACCTTCTCAGCGGCTGAATCTAGAGGTATCATGGAAGATGGCCTTCAAGAATGGTAAGTTTTCATTCGATTTGCTAGTTGAAGCAAATTTCTGTTTCAGCAAATCAATTAGCAAGTTGCAAAGCAGGCAATAGCTGCCCCCTGCTCTCTATTTGTTTTATTTGATCCCATCTCTTCATTTAATGCAGCTCGAAAATAGTGAATGTTTCTAGGCAacaatgggaaaatgctaagacATACATAAATGAACTTAATAAAAGCAGTCTTGCAGAGATCAAATCGACTGTTAGGTAAGCTTTTCTTGTTTTGAACTTCCCTTGTTGTATAGAAGAGGTCTAATCTTCCCTAAATTTGCTGCTGATTACTTTGACAGGGAAAATATCAAAAGAAATCACACAGTACATGAAGAACTTTTATCCGCACTCTCTTCTACTGGTGCAGAGGTTGGTGCTAGAACTGGAGATATAACAGCGGCAATCAATGGTAATATATCGACTTATTGTCATTTTAGAATTGTATCTTTCTCATTGTAACTCTGGAAATACTGTCCATTGGCAGATTCACTACTTCGTGACCGAGAATGTAAGAAGGAAATAGACTCCCTCACAAACTGTTGCTTAGATCAACTTAAAACAGTGCAAGAAAAACATGGTGAAAGCATTTCAAATATCAGAAGTGAAGCTGAGAAGTGCATCACAAGAGACTACTTGGTAGGGTTTCCATATATAGTTTAGAACATTTGATCTCAGAATAATGAACATCCAGCTACCATTGTGACATTGTTATAGAATTTTTGAACATAACCGGTGTTGCCTTGAACAGGTTGATAACCATACAAAACCAAAGAAGCGAGACATAGTCGTGCCCAGCTTAGCATCAATCGAAGAGATGAGGACATCGGCCTTTGAAGATATTGAGAAAGAAGGAAACAACTTGGAGAACAACAACAGATCAAAATGGGGCTACAATGAAGGCAAAATCCAGCAACAGATTACGAGTTTATCACCCAATAGAACTCCTTTTGCGGATGTCAATTCATTATGATTAGTGAAAACTTACACAATGAATGTAGTAGAAATGCTCATCAGCTGATGAGTACAAAACCCTTGTACCTGTTATTAGTTAGCAATTTTAGGATGGAGTATGTTGTTGCAATGCTATATTAGTAGAGGTCTTTTGGCATCAAATAATTATCACATCATTTGTTCATTGgtgatgccattgcatgttatgAAATTTCTACTTTTATATGCTAATTTTTACTAATGTCCCGATTAATGGGTGCTTAGAGGCACCGGTTACACTATTTAATGATCATTTTAGGATAATCTTTTTTCCAAGTTTCTGAGCATAAATGAAGATTAGAGAAACAAAAAACTCCATTAATACGTTATTTGACGAAACAGACTTGTCTTTTTCactttatacaaaatgaaattcAATTATTAGAAATTGAATTCGAGCATTTTTTTCTCAACTATAATCAGAATAAAAGCAACAAACGCATCAACATTAGTGTTTTCTGAAAGAAGATAAAAGTGAATTATTGAAGTAATTGTCGAGATATCAACAAATGTACATGGGTAGAAATCAATACACCCTCTCAAAATAAGTATGGTATAACAACACCTAGTTTGGAGAGGCAATGATGAAAACGTGGCTTGAACAATGGTTTTGTCATTGCATTTGCAAGTTGGTTAATAGGGTGAGTATGTTTTACAATAACCTGATGTGTTTGTACCTTGTTCCGAACGAAATGAAAGTCAATAGCAACATGCTTCATCCTACTGTGAAAGATTGGATAGTGACAGAAATATGTCATACCAACGTTGTCACAAGAAATCATTGGAGTCGTCGAAATTGTTACCAATTTCATGAAGTAAATTTTGGACCTAGACAAGTTTAGCTAGTGCATTGGGACCCCTTGCCTAATCAACATTGACATACAGGTGAAAACTCATGTCATTGGTGAATTGAATTTGAAGCTCATATTTAGCAATTTGTCTGAGGTACTAAAGAACTCTTTTGATAGCCTTCCAGTGTTCCTCGGTTGGTTGATGCATGAACTGTGATAGTTTATTTACAAGATATATCATGTTTAGTAATGATAAATATTGTAATTtactaatgacccgatgactgtGTGGCGTTAACATGAGGTGAACCATTACTTATGCCAAATCTTTTAAAGAGAAACAAGAGGCCAAGGAAGTTAACATGAGGTGAACCATTACTTGACAAATAAGATATTCATGATTGTTTGTTAttaatatatcattaacatagaCGAAGATGCACACTGTTGCTGTCATGTTGATTAAAATGAACAATGAGTTgtcaaattcaaatttaacaaaCCCCATTTGTTGATGATGACTTAAGAGTATCATGCCATGTTGTTGAAAGTTAGCCAACCATGCAGTAGTGGCGGGCAAGCCAAAGTGGTGTGCAAGCCAAGAGTGCAAGTTAAAGTGGCGAACAATCCAAAGTATAAGCCAATGTGGAGGATAGTCCAAATGTGGCGAGCAATCCAAATATGGCGAACAGTCCAATATGATGAACAGTCTGAGTGTAAGACAAAATGGTAGACAGTCTAACCACCAACTGCCCCGAAACTTTTGATGCAAGCCAACAAGTTGTCAACTTGTTTAAAAAAGCTGTcagattattttatttatctttaatttgataatttaataTAAACGATGCTGAAAAGATAAAAATCAACCAATGAGTGATCCCATGTACCTGACCTGCCAACTTGTCAAGTtgtaattggtaaaattttcgtaTTTAAGTGTATACTTTGTATGTAAACATATGGATTGGTATGAAAAAGAATAAAAAGTCATTTTTTATTGATAAATTTTGATCTGTCCATCTTTTATTTCTTAGACAAAAAACCCAATAATTAGTATCAGGGCTAGTTATTTTTTGAAGGCCTTTGATTTGTTAAGAAAGAACAATctctattttcttattattttgctAAAATGCCTTTAGCTAGTTTTACACCTCTTCTACCATCAGTCTTTAATGGTGAAAAATACCATATTTGGGTAGTCAGGATGAAGACGTACCTATAAGCTTTTAACTTATGGGAGGTTGTTGAAAGTTTCAAAGAGAGCTTTTAATAAAACTGTTCTATTATTATTaactaaagaattgaacttaaatagagaaaacagtcctaatcctaattggaaaatagttcccttattctaataaactactaaaacataaGGGAAACTAGTTCCCTTGTTCTAATAAACtagtaaaagataaaataaaaatattcctagaatatgaataaaatttatctacctaaataagatttatctacctaaataaatttaaaatatatacatatttcaacaccctccctcaagttggtgcatatatatcaatcatgcccaacttgcttacaagaaaatcaaagcttgtcttagagagtcctttggtgagtatgtcagcaatctgttgttttgaaggaacaaacagcatgcacacttggccttcttcaatcttctccttgataaagtgtctatcaatctcaacatgtttagttCTATCATGTTAGACTGGGTTGTGAGCAATACCGATGGCGACTTTGCTATCACAAAGACAACTTCATTGGTGAAGTTATTGGTTTCTTAGCTCTTCTATAATTCTTTTAACCACATCATTTCACAAATGCCTTGAGCCATTGATCTAAACTCAGCCTCTGACTACTTCTTGCTACAACACTTTGTTTTTGCTTCGCCAAGTCACAAGGTTT contains these protein-coding regions:
- the LOC108457735 gene encoding kinesin-like protein KIN-5B isoform X1, which gives rise to MSLTPDQFRKGAMGGLVPSPSPFLTPRPERRRADSRGPDWFSNRQDRDKEVNVQVLLRCRPLSEDEQKMNVSRVISCNELKREVTVLQNVANKQVDRVFTFDKVFGPKAQQRTIYDQAIAPIVNEVLDGFNCTVFAYGQTGTGKTYTMEGGMRNKGGDLPAEAGVIPRAVRQIFDTLEAQNADYSMKVTFLELYNEEITDLLAPEESSRYAEDRQRKPISLMEDGKGCVIVRGLEEEAVYSANEIYTLLERGAAKRRTADTLLNKRSSRSHSVFSITVHIKESAVGDEELIKCGKLNLVDLAGSENISRSGAREGRAREAGEINKSLLTLGRVISALVEHSAHIPYRDSKLTRLLRDSLGGKTKTCIIATISPSAHSLEETLSTLDYAYRAKNIKNRPEANQKMSKAVLLKDLYLEIERMKEDVRAARDKNGVYIPHERFVQEEAEKKARMEKIEQLENDLNLSEKQSNKYHELYLTEQEQRLDLESVLKDCKLNLEKTRAELLDLQENHRAAILTLKEKEFIISKLLCSENFLIERAKELRSDLQHASEDINSLFAKLDDKDKMEAENRSIVLTFGSRLDQRLKDLHKTILGSVSQQHQQLRCMEEQAHSFLASKCDATKALESRIKNMTETYASGVTTMKELANKIQRSTSSDLEEMSFAFSSQIEAIEQFLVTAVLEAKKVIEDLLSSLNEQKELLVFSARQQEEGLHRNLISAQEISKATFHFLTDINNQASKFMTVLEEMEAKKSQQLTNFENRFKEEAAREEKQAIEKIAAILVTLTSNRSAMVSEASGCMKDMDIQDNRTLQQQMSMMQQVSADVGKEMCKYIEKVESHFVKDTFSAAESRGIMEDGLQECSKIVNVSRQQWENAKTYINELNKSSLAEIKSTVRENIKRNHTVHEELLSALSSTGAEVGARTGDITAAINDSLLRDRECKKEIDSLTNCCLDQLKTVQEKHGESISNIRSEAEKCITRDYLVDNHTKPKKRDIVVPSLASIEEMRTSAFEDIEKEGNNLENNNRSKWGYNEGKIQQQITSLSPNRTPFADVNSL
- the LOC108457735 gene encoding kinesin-like protein KIN-5B isoform X2, which translates into the protein MSLTPDQFRKGAMGGLVPSPSPFLTPRPERRRADSRGPDWFSNRQDRDKEVNVQVLLRCRPLSEDEQKMNVSRVISCNELKREVTVLQNVANKQVDRVFTFDKVFGPKAQQRTIYDQAIAPIVNEVLDGFNCTVFAYGQTGTGKTYTMEGGMRNKGGDLPAEAGVIPRAVRQIFDTLEAQNADYSMKVTFLELYNEEITDLLAPEESSRYAEDRQRKPISLMEDGKGCVIVRGLEEEAVYSANEIYTLLERGAAKRRTADTLLNKRSSRSHSVFSITVHIKESAVGDEELIKCGKLNLVDLAGSENISRSGAREGRAREAGEINKSLLTLGRVISALVEHSAHIPYRDSKLTRLLRDSLGGKTKTCIIATISPSAHSLEETLSTLDYAYRAKNIKNRPEANQKMSKAVLLKDLYLEIERMKEDVRAARDKNGVYIPHERFVQEEAEKKARMEKIEQLENDLNLSEKQSNKYHELYLTEQEQRLDLESVLKDCKLNLEKTRAELLDLQENHRAAILTLKEKEFIISKLLCSENFLIERAKELRSDLQHASEDINSLFAKLDDKDKMEAENRSIVLTFGSRLDQRLKDLHKTILGSVSQQHQQLRCMEEQAHSFLASKCDATKALESRIKNMTETYASGVTTMKELANKIQRSTSSDLEEMSFAFSSQIEAIEQFLVTAVLEAKKVIEDLLSSLNEQKELLVFSARQQEEGLHRNLISAQEISKATFHFLTDINNQASKFMTVLEEMEAKKSQQLTNFENRFKAKAAREEKQAIEKIAAILVTLTSNRSAMVSEASGCMKDMDIQDNRTLQQQMSMMQQVSADVGKEMCKYIEKVESHFVKDTFSAAESRGIMEDGLQECSKIVNVSRQQWENAKTYINELNKSSLAEIKSTVRENIKRNHTVHEELLSALSSTGAEVGARTGDITAAINDSLLRDRECKKEIDSLTNCCLDQLKTVQEKHGESISNIRSEAEKCITRDYLVDNHTKPKKRDIVVPSLASIEEMRTSAFEDIEKEGNNLENNNRSKWGYNEGKIQQQITSLSPNRTPFADVNSL